One segment of Rhodopirellula baltica SH 1 DNA contains the following:
- a CDS encoding multiheme c-type cytochrome: protein MNYKRGLAFIVIVAVVGWFGYSMTQSERDDELFRDLVKSQQQRKSSEAESSALLETTKVTAPPNDMVVNLIPGNVWFVGKFENGGGVEIPFRPGESPQKTDDVTPHHENPGFVGPEQCQECHREKYQSFLSTGHYKTCRPVNESTIDGIFEPGGNRFQTSDPNVSFEMIRRGDEFLQRAHFFDWSFEVPMEIIMGSSKMAQTYLYWHKDGLYQHNVTHITDGDQWINSPGYIDGDAAYARPIPQRCLDCHMTYFDFRGNTNRYTPGSMIMGVTCERCHGPAKDHVDFHRENQDAREAVGITNPADLERQLQMDICGQCHGGSRELKGDALSFRPGDPLEDHYYPPDEEADAKNSVHTSNQLNRLSQSECFLQSQMTCIDCHDPHHNERGNEVLFSSRCMKCHESESDCGYFPHEGVNFAENCIDCHMPRRATEDLRLKSVQGDVFPPLRDHYIRVDETATERFLAGSDDED, encoded by the coding sequence TTGAACTACAAACGCGGGTTAGCTTTCATCGTGATCGTCGCGGTCGTCGGCTGGTTCGGTTACAGCATGACGCAATCAGAACGTGACGATGAGCTTTTTCGTGACCTGGTGAAAAGTCAGCAGCAACGCAAAAGCAGCGAAGCGGAATCATCCGCTCTTTTGGAAACGACCAAAGTCACCGCACCGCCCAATGACATGGTGGTGAATTTGATTCCCGGAAACGTTTGGTTTGTTGGGAAATTTGAGAATGGCGGCGGCGTCGAAATTCCTTTTCGTCCTGGTGAGTCTCCGCAGAAAACGGACGACGTCACTCCCCATCACGAGAATCCCGGGTTTGTCGGCCCCGAGCAGTGTCAGGAATGCCATCGCGAGAAATATCAGTCGTTCCTCTCGACCGGACACTACAAGACGTGTCGTCCGGTCAACGAGTCAACCATCGACGGAATCTTTGAGCCCGGCGGGAATCGCTTTCAAACATCCGATCCCAATGTGTCTTTCGAGATGATTCGGCGAGGCGATGAGTTTTTGCAGCGAGCCCACTTTTTTGATTGGAGCTTTGAGGTCCCGATGGAAATCATCATGGGATCGTCCAAAATGGCTCAGACGTATCTGTATTGGCACAAGGATGGTCTTTATCAACACAATGTGACGCACATCACCGATGGCGACCAATGGATCAATAGCCCCGGCTACATTGACGGGGATGCTGCTTACGCTAGGCCAATTCCGCAGCGTTGCCTTGATTGCCATATGACGTACTTTGATTTTCGCGGCAACACCAACCGCTACACGCCTGGTTCGATGATCATGGGGGTGACCTGTGAACGGTGTCATGGACCGGCGAAGGACCATGTGGATTTCCATCGTGAGAACCAAGACGCTCGTGAGGCGGTCGGTATCACCAATCCTGCTGATCTAGAGCGTCAGCTTCAAATGGACATTTGTGGGCAGTGTCATGGAGGTTCTCGCGAACTGAAGGGCGACGCACTCAGTTTTCGACCAGGTGATCCTTTGGAGGATCATTACTATCCGCCCGATGAAGAAGCCGATGCGAAGAACAGCGTCCATACCAGCAATCAGTTGAATCGATTGTCTCAAAGCGAATGTTTTTTGCAGTCGCAGATGACGTGCATTGATTGCCACGACCCGCATCACAACGAGCGAGGCAACGAGGTCTTGTTCTCGAGTCGTTGCATGAAGTGTCACGAGAGCGAAAGCGATTGCGGCTACTTTCCTCATGAAGGTGTGAACTTTGCCGAGAACTGCATCGACTGTCACATGCCACGGCGAGCGACCGAAGATCTGCGATTGAAGAGCGTCCAGGGCGATGTCTTTCCTCCACTTCGCGACCACTACATTCGCGTCGATGAAACGGCGACCGAGCGATTCCTGGCGGGCTCGGACGATGAAGACTAG
- a CDS encoding cysteine hydrolase family protein produces MNDFAPHEEHPDPLREIYHESFVENPAHGEFLVGRHTALLCIDLQYLDAAPGCGVFAEGNNHGVSPEGQKYYFDRLSNTVLPNVRRLQEAFRRRNLEVIHTRIQSLTQDGRDRGKGHKRLNLLAAPGSHEAEFLVEVAPQPDRDEIVINKTASGVFSSTNLHYVLKNMGIEALFVVGVYTNECVETTVRDACDLGYLVTVVEDCCATVTPELHNATLATLRDRYARVMTIGEVIQTVVNLIPAKTES; encoded by the coding sequence ATGAACGATTTTGCACCGCACGAAGAACACCCGGATCCGCTTCGCGAAATTTATCACGAATCGTTTGTTGAAAATCCCGCCCACGGCGAGTTCCTCGTTGGCCGCCACACCGCGTTGTTGTGCATCGATCTGCAATACCTCGACGCCGCGCCAGGGTGTGGTGTATTTGCGGAAGGAAACAACCACGGCGTGTCCCCCGAGGGTCAGAAGTACTACTTCGATCGGCTGAGCAACACGGTGCTGCCAAACGTGCGACGGTTGCAAGAGGCATTTCGTCGTCGCAATTTGGAAGTCATTCACACCCGAATTCAGTCTTTGACGCAAGACGGACGCGATCGTGGCAAAGGGCACAAACGGCTGAATTTGCTAGCCGCACCTGGTTCGCACGAAGCAGAATTCTTGGTCGAAGTGGCACCGCAGCCGGATCGCGATGAGATTGTCATCAACAAGACCGCCAGCGGAGTGTTCAGTTCAACCAACCTTCACTACGTCTTGAAAAACATGGGCATCGAAGCCTTGTTCGTGGTTGGCGTTTATACCAACGAATGCGTCGAAACCACCGTTCGCGACGCTTGCGATTTGGGTTATTTGGTTACCGTGGTCGAGGATTGCTGTGCGACGGTGACGCCGGAACTGCACAACGCGACATTGGCGACTCTCCGCGACCGATACGCTCGAGTCATGACGATCGGCGAAGTCATCCAGACGGTCGTGAATCTGATTCCGGCAAAAACCGAAAGCTGA
- a CDS encoding DUF1559 domain-containing protein, with protein sequence MQRTHRTRSGFTLVELLVVIAIIGVLVGLLLPAVQAAREAARRMSCSNNFKQIGLAIHNYHSAFNQIPTNGTGSARQIGMADATNNSNRLFLSWLVPTLPYIEQQGLWEQISNPSTTVTPGQTLPGSVNGAWPAMGPCPWQTRYVPWITQVPAYRCPSDTGAAQGPGQLARSNYACSVGDAVDRGHNGGINDYGYFGNFDNRDENWAVTRARAAQRGFFWNRNKIQFRDVLDGLSNTIAAGEVVTSGGKREINADFVRNITAMANPNNTILIPARCASGAHIDPTRPQFYDPTATVSGSLSQAKHARWADSRPYYTAFHTILPPNGANCVHSNNDGNHSGVISSAGSRHAGGAHVLMGDGAVKFITDSIDTGNLEASTVCRNGPGLPPGSQSPYGVWGALGTRDVKEVVDFEL encoded by the coding sequence ATGCAAAGAACTCATCGCACGCGATCAGGTTTCACACTGGTGGAATTGCTGGTCGTCATCGCCATCATTGGCGTTCTCGTCGGTCTCTTGTTACCCGCGGTTCAAGCCGCTCGAGAGGCAGCGCGACGCATGTCGTGCAGTAATAATTTCAAGCAAATCGGGCTTGCGATTCACAACTACCACAGTGCTTTCAACCAAATTCCGACCAACGGCACCGGATCAGCTCGCCAGATTGGTATGGCGGACGCGACTAACAACAGCAACCGACTGTTCCTCAGCTGGCTTGTTCCTACTTTGCCTTACATCGAACAACAAGGTTTGTGGGAGCAGATCTCAAACCCAAGCACAACCGTCACACCAGGGCAAACCTTGCCGGGCAGCGTGAATGGCGCTTGGCCTGCAATGGGACCTTGCCCATGGCAAACCCGATATGTTCCTTGGATCACTCAAGTGCCCGCGTATCGTTGCCCCAGTGACACCGGTGCGGCCCAAGGTCCTGGTCAACTCGCCCGATCGAACTACGCGTGTTCGGTTGGTGATGCTGTCGACCGAGGCCACAACGGTGGTATCAACGATTACGGCTACTTTGGCAATTTCGACAACCGGGACGAAAACTGGGCTGTGACTCGTGCTCGTGCGGCACAACGTGGTTTCTTTTGGAATCGCAACAAGATTCAATTCCGAGACGTCCTTGATGGTCTGTCGAACACGATCGCCGCCGGTGAAGTTGTCACTTCGGGTGGCAAGCGAGAGATCAATGCGGACTTCGTGCGAAACATCACCGCGATGGCGAATCCAAACAACACGATCCTGATTCCAGCTCGTTGTGCCTCTGGTGCACACATCGATCCGACGCGTCCTCAGTTCTACGATCCAACCGCCACTGTGAGCGGAAGCCTGTCTCAGGCCAAGCACGCTCGCTGGGCTGACTCGCGACCATACTACACGGCGTTCCACACCATCCTGCCACCAAACGGTGCCAACTGCGTTCACTCCAACAACGATGGTAACCACTCTGGTGTCATCTCATCGGCGGGCAGTCGTCACGCCGGGGGTGCTCACGTGCTGATGGGTGACGGTGCCGTGAAGTTCATCACCGACAGCATCGATACTGGCAACCTTGAAGCGAGCACTGTCTGCCGAAACGGACCTGGCCTACCACCGGGATCGCAAAGCCCATACGGAGTCTGGGGTGCACTCGGCACACGTGACGTTAAAGAAGTCGTTGACTTCGAGCTCTAA
- a CDS encoding SGNH/GDSL hydrolase family protein, with the protein MHHCRSPHPCLPLHATHDNSQIMNQNRVRLSLKKRIAFSAFVTLSFFCFAEIGFRAMEIFWPPRHVDFGLGFNDDSRVFVDSKLHPGYMETDPAKRVSFVRQQFLREKPADVFRIVALGGSSVNYLEPELKQLERQLSNDSKQIEIINCGGLAYGSHRLVLVMREMLEYDPDLILLYTGHNEFEEIEQLSLSGLDNLPFERTISRSAIVRFLRDRRADYEINRLEKEHNQRLLAREEPVSDSNFARAWSHDFGEQDVQQRMQSYEHNLRLILTTTKNQQIPVIMGTVSSNLLQPYLPREAAARYQQVYELWKNGKKDEGLQLAKRILAETTGRHQCSELENNILRKLADEYSLPIVDVESMIANAEPHGIPGETLFDDHCHLNDAGRAIWIEGYAPEIQKAIQSTLAKP; encoded by the coding sequence GTGCATCATTGCCGTTCGCCTCACCCCTGTCTGCCATTGCATGCCACGCATGACAACAGCCAAATCATGAATCAAAATCGAGTCCGGCTCAGTCTCAAGAAGCGGATTGCGTTCAGCGCCTTCGTCACCCTGTCTTTCTTCTGCTTCGCTGAAATCGGCTTTCGTGCGATGGAGATTTTTTGGCCTCCGCGCCACGTCGATTTTGGACTTGGGTTCAACGACGACAGCCGTGTTTTTGTCGACTCGAAGCTTCATCCCGGCTACATGGAAACCGATCCGGCCAAGCGAGTCAGCTTTGTGCGACAACAGTTCCTGCGGGAAAAACCGGCGGACGTTTTTCGAATCGTGGCGTTGGGTGGGTCTTCAGTGAATTACCTTGAGCCCGAATTGAAGCAATTGGAGCGCCAACTCAGCAACGATTCCAAGCAGATCGAAATCATCAACTGCGGCGGGCTTGCTTACGGAAGTCATCGGTTGGTGTTGGTCATGCGTGAGATGCTGGAATACGACCCGGATTTGATCCTTCTTTACACCGGGCACAATGAATTCGAGGAGATTGAACAACTCTCTCTTTCCGGATTGGACAATCTGCCATTCGAACGAACAATCAGTCGCTCAGCAATCGTTCGATTTCTTCGCGACCGTCGAGCCGATTACGAAATCAATCGCCTTGAGAAAGAGCACAATCAACGATTGCTCGCCCGCGAAGAACCGGTGAGCGACTCCAACTTTGCCCGAGCTTGGTCACATGATTTTGGTGAGCAAGATGTACAGCAACGCATGCAGAGTTACGAACACAATCTGAGATTGATTCTGACAACAACGAAGAATCAGCAGATTCCTGTCATCATGGGCACCGTCTCATCCAATTTGCTTCAGCCTTACTTACCTCGCGAGGCGGCCGCACGATATCAACAGGTTTACGAACTCTGGAAGAATGGAAAAAAGGACGAAGGTCTTCAGCTTGCGAAACGCATCCTGGCTGAAACGACAGGCCGACATCAATGCAGCGAACTGGAAAACAACATCTTGAGGAAACTAGCTGACGAATACTCGCTGCCAATCGTCGACGTCGAATCAATGATTGCCAACGCCGAGCCCCATGGCATTCCTGGCGAAACCCTCTTTGATGATCACTGCCATCTCAATGATGCGGGCCGAGCTATCTGGATAGAGGGTTATGCTCCTGAAATTCAAAAAGCGATCCAATCGACGTTGGCCAAACCCTGA